The genomic region agcaagttgatgacatttttggacagtggtatgagtccataggcttatttcctcttgaatgttccactttaggccgcttagatacctagccaccttgatagattcctcttcttggactttggatctaagacaaagcttttgaaactcctctatgtaggaggtcacatcaaggtctttttgcttcaatccctatctcttcttatgaatttggacttcataatcctctggtaagtagttctccttgatcttactcaccatggccttccaatttgcaataggtagcttccccatattaactctctcttcttgcaggtacttccaccatgtcaaggctactCCTCTTAGTCtcgatttggcaaccttaaccttttgagcttctgtcactccttcacactcaaagtggttctccataccctcaatccattccatgacagtgtcaatgtccatccttccactgaaatgtggcaatccttcaaaagctttggtattcaaagccttaatggcctttacaaaaggttcttcattgatcaagGTGTCTGGTTCAGGTATattgtcatctatgtcaatggttttcttgcctttatccttggtgtcctcaccccaaggtccatgtgtcctctgatccaccacttcttgcagcttgtcccttatctcactcatagcttcttcaaggagtctattcttctccttctgctcctctacctccctagccagctctacattagtgaccattatgttctcccctactgattcaccagaatatagagacatgcacggtccaccaaatctttaactcgctttgataccaatctgatgggaatgggtatgggatagactagcctagtctatgctccttgatcctctcttTGGATCACCAGATGTTtctaccacaccctagggtctttaggacttcccttgcttgtggaatcccctgaccttgcccaatccacccaccaacaatttgtgattttcctccctaagtcacatctactctcaagcacccaaaaccctcacataggctaataagggtttagctatttcttcaccttcttaggtcctagcaaggttaggacaggTCTCTGACATGGTTaaccatccattcatgtgcccccaagaggttttaaccttccaactCCTTactgatctcactattttgcttttttcctacaaaatagggctacaaggaatgtgcccaattaggcctccaatccggacttttagggctccctcttacaaatgatgcacatacttgtgaaacttcccaaaaggactgctaatcatttggcaagggctcaaagatttttctagttttgggcctcctagtgtccatacactgccctaggtgaattttggggtttttgagggtttttacaagggttttaaggcctacctgggtcacagtgatggtttattGACTTTGCCAACCTTATCTGGAttagtggaagctcctccttctcaccaatggtgcttcacatatccctctacacctcctccaaagaatgcctccctccttgtcctaccttgctctcatggacctctgcaacttcaacccttcctagccgggcacagtctagtctcgcctaggagtgggtctttgaaagacttccctgcatcttcaagggccctgcttgctttgaagTAATGTACAGGGTCTGTACTCTTATTCCCCACGGTTTCATGGTgactccacaatggggataggagttatcattccatttcacaaaacaatccaaaactggacagtgacagagtacttcacaaaataattacaaacacacaaaaacctaCACAAGtacctaccctaagtgctcaaaatgaaagtataaatacaatgcaagattcaCAACACCGTTTAGTTcataaaacaatccattatcaacctgttaatgcttcatttgtgccgATTGGCAACAAAAACCcaatcacagtcaaggtcttttctcttggccgtacaatctgacatccaaaaaaaaaatcattttagggtttgaaaccatATATAGCATCCTTTCCTCAGtctatgtgccaaaattagggttgtccacgctaagctaaggtttttgacctattaggtggaaaagttgcttgacaactttgaaaagttgtcatgcaactttttgcaacttttgagcaacttttccaaagttgcttttcttaactcctaggcctacattggaTTATCCTATGggcaccaccatgctaaaaggaccccaaactcatcaatggcacacataacctctcctccacaagaaatgagaacctaggacctaaactaggacctaattaagactaatgagctcatggctcttattacatttataatggcttcttaaagaagcaaaacaccaacaaaaaccaaaaagaggaagaccttagaagggtgctcctgcaccactttgacatcaaggacaaagggcaaagGTCTTCACTAAAATCTACACTTTCTCTCAACTAATAGAATAGTCACTTGCACTCTCTTCTCTTTGTGATTGTATTTCCCCCTTTCTTAGAATTTGTGTACACTCACCTCATTTGTACTTACTCTCCCAAAACAGTCATACTTGCTCCCCCTTTCACCCGCTTCTATCAACAACAACATCTAACCAACTAATTTCTTCCCCTACTTACTCTCCTAGAACAATCATACATGCTCCCCCTTTCACCTGcttctatcaacaacaacaactaacCAACTACTTGCTTCCCTTGAGGGGTAAACCACACTAATCCAAGAGACTAAAAGATATACCTTGAATCTCCCCCTGGATAGATGTACCAACttatgcatctagtttgaaggagGGGCAATAAGCCCTAGCTTCTATTTGAGATATCCAAATGTATCCTTTGAAAGAGcctttgtgaaaatgtctacaatctaatCCTTTATAGAaatatactccaatctgacttctagctttgcaaccttctctcttaggaAGTGATACCAGATTGAAATGTGTTTAGTCGTTGAATGCATCActggattttttgaattttttatagcaTCAGTGTTATTACACAtaatagaaataggctcatcatatatCACCTTCATATCCTtcaaagtttgcttcatccacatcaCTTGGGTGCAACAAGATGttgcagcaatgtactcagctttcgTGTTGATAAAGACATTGAATCCTACTTCTTACTAAACCAGGAGACCAATATGTCTCCCATATTTAGATAAGGCAAAAGATGAAACCACCTAAGGTCTCAAAATTTCATTTTTCCAAGACTCGTGGTTATCCTTATTTATGATTACCACAAAAGGGTGAACAGAAAAATCCATGGTACTCTCCTATGATAATAAATCAAAGACCTATAATCTTAATACGTACCAGTCAACCAAAATGATGTCACCTCATGAAAATGGAGCTTTTCTAGATACCAACATGTCTAAGTAATCAACTAAAATGTAAATATGTgacaaaataaataaaagatacttGGATCAAATTATAAAAAATGTCCATGGATAGTGAGGAACATCTTGTCAATGCCTTTTTTATACCACAAGAATtgtaaaaattaaataatttagcaAAGAGATGAGATAAAAAACTAAAATAGACCATTACTCTTCAACCAAAAATAAAAATCAccaatagaaaaatatttcaaaaatgtcACAATGCTACAAAGTTCTTACAATTATATGTTTGATGATTATTCAGTTTTTAAAATCTAATATTGTGTGCCCAAATTATGTCAAAAATAAAAAGTGTTCCTTTAGGGAAAATGAATATGTGCAATGTGGTAGATTTATAGTGACTTTCAAGTGGCTAGTCGATGCCATTGACTGGTTGAGGTGCTAGACTAGTTGAGAGCTAGTGGCAACTGTAATGAGTGGTGGTGAGGCAATTGGAATGAGTAGAAGGTGACAAGATTTAGGTGGTGTGGTGCTCAATGGGTGGTGGGACTTAATTTACCCCTAGTTTTAGTGTGACCAAGGGCAATGTTTTGATATGATCATCCCCTAAAAGTAGACCCCAACTCATCCATCAGATTTTATAAATGCTAACTACTAGATTTTGGTCAAAATCCATCAACATTATGTGGATTTGACCATTACCAACAATTACCTTGCCATCCCTAACGCAAATATATTAAGTGCCAAAAATTTCAAAATGATAGTCAACTTTATAATATAAACCATCAATAAATTGTGTAATGATTGTTATAGGAAGCAAGTTTAATAGTGACAATGTAAAATGACGGTGTAACCATACAAATTCCATGTAGTCATATAATTATTATATACTTTTACAAGATCCCCAAAAAATACCCTTATTTTTTTGGACTCTAATTTTGGCATTTAGATAGAAAATATTAAGGTTTAAACACCTCATGAATGTAACAATGATGTCCATTTTTCTCTAAGATACATCATTTGAAAGATCGAGGATAAATTtatcaaagaaaaggaaaaagaattgtaattGTGGAGATCTAATATAATGTTAGAGTTGATAATTGAACTCCCACACCACCCCAAGGATCACCTGTTAAATATCCAAgcaactgagaagggggtgaattagttgacagcAAACTTTTCCTCAATCTTTTCACTGATCCGAAATAACCAGCAAAATTAATTAAAacagatataacatgaaagcacatacaTAGAACAGATCACATAAgaaacaccagatatgatgtggaaaacccaagaagggaaaaaccacagagaatgttagtttCCAATATAtaacattggttaaggtgatttttacaaaaggtggctcactaccagaatgctcactacaTGAGGGCTCACTGCCCAcaaaaggctcactgccaaaggaagaagaaagaaaaagaatatcCACCACTGTTACACAATCTGTAATATTGGAACTGCTTTTGATCCCTCTTAgcaacaacacacttcacatatcatCAACAAgcggatttttttatttttagtcttGTGCATCTTCCATGTCATCATAATTCAATTCATCCTTTAATTTATATAGTCTCtgagaaacataatcttctaagtcggtcaagacaaagatttgaaataggtcaacactaaacattttggtggtgggaaggaatgagaagtggaccataccacaacacacatcatcagTCAAATCAACAAGTtacattcatcacaaattatgaacCCAAAACATGACTCACACGCTACACAAATGTTGTCACTCATCCTCGAATTCCAGActtaatctagacccaaaatagcactacccaaTTTAgcaaaaaataagaatggaaccaagatactcatgaatacaatcgaTCAATACCATATATAAATCTAGATTACCATCAACACGGACAAATAgaattgtaacgtcataaattgtacgcacttgctaaagcagtacaatttaacacctagtttagcacccgccttggcacagttgcattttgcattacatttcccctttagcacttaattaatcaaattaattaggtctaaggtcctatttcatcatccttcacatcataaagtcgggccctttcattaaagtgtgccccttttcatgtgattcctccaatgcatcatctaatcgaaaacactaattaagtcctattttgaacttaggggcttgatttcgggggtcaaaacatctcgaaatcacctgtaacttcaggattctctctaaaatcatcatatctgacggccctgaaaatttggtgaaaagttgtcgggaccgtggcgcccggagtgcacacggtcccggacatttttcccgaaattttaggagcacgatccaatcataaaataaagcttaaccccaagaaattggcgagatattcaatttctaggtcggccaaaagacgaaattgcgacctagggtttcatacataagagctctctttcttcatttgaagggatcggaattttgttttcaggaacctcatatgcagcgaaagagcagatctttgaagacttcaacaacattcaacatccctctatcaagcatttatcaattccattcatccatttagggcttggaagacattgaagaacaataggagattaccgactaaagattggcttgtacccctcccttgagggttgggtatgatttcatgttgttttcatgtctttgcataagcttcaatatctcatttattcatgctttagatcactttgcatcttgatttagagcatttacattatcattaacaagcaattagggtttactttctaggttgctctagtttgcttacttgcattttagatcttgcacacacacaaggtctgcacacacattacttttacaatacaacttggctattcgtggaggtggaaatcaacgaagcgggggtttgactaaggcaaaaccctatatagccgcccaaacacctttttcagatataagtgcaggtttcgagactcggacgacgatgcaggttgcagatccgaaaaaagcaggtcgagacagcacgccacaccaaattgcagagcagaataccaggacaggggcgtggggcgccctggtcctgtcaggacaggggcgctgggcgccctggtccctaggacagaggcgctgggtgccctggtcctcctgacagacagcatttcagacagttttccaaagtgcaaaacagcagtttcaagtgcagtttcaggtgcggaatcaggacagtggcgcccgcgcccccatcccgaacatttccactcagattttgactccgggtacgcatttgcattcttgttttatcttggtatttacagctttccattgtttaagttcaattctgcaatcttgttattagttcatacttacattctagggttaggaattggacttgcataatcttacctttcaattacaacaaaggaatagaaaccctaataggtagcccgtggctctctctttcacaaaaagaagtagccaattgtgcgatacctctaggctctttcgtattccgtaatgtgtgacaagaggtaggattaggacatgataacctagtctcgctttttccctcacacaaGAATATCAATTGTAACACATCTTCCAGAGCACCAAAGATTTTGGGAATGCATCTTTCGGATCACCAACACCAATaccatatgttgacattaatgacaaccatcaacattACAAATGCAATATCACCTTCATTCCAAACACCCTATCGCATAACAAAAAAGCAACTAATTtgatattaaatctaatatatCATTAGATGTAAATGACATTAATTATTataaaactagcatacctatattttataaataaaattaatttagaaaatGCCAAGAGATATCAGATTCAAAAAATCTTTAcctttaacatagattaattaattttatatggctaatatttattagaatttaatcttattttagaatatgaaattatttgcatgcaaaaaaaaaatgaaagtttCTTTTAAAACTTAGATTTaataacataattttttaaattagaagtttcttttaaatatagatttaaaaatataatttttaaaatttagtctTATTTTAGTATTTTGTTTAATCATCAAATTCTTATAAATTTACAAGTTATGAATCTATAATACTTTTTTCACCATTATAACTCACACTTGAGCTTGATCTTTAACTAAATACACTCTCAAACTTTAAGACTCATTgaaattctaaatatttttttaatttaaataagttCTAATTAGAATTATCTTTAAACTAACCATAAGAAATCTCCTATTATTAAAATTAGCTATAGTAATTTTTAATACTTTTGTTTAAGATTTTTCATCCTTAGTTTCCTTGACATTTTGAGTAAAAGATTTTTCATCCTTAGTTTCCTTGACATTTTGAGTAAAAGATTTTTAAAGCTAAGTTTATCAAACTTAAGGTTATGTTTTAACCTACTTTTATTATCTTCTAAATCTTGTAGCATCTTTAGCAAAACAAGGTTCATGACTCTCAGTTAATCTTAGGGCTCAAGACCATATGATCATTACAAGTGTCACAATCTTTAGCTCTTAAATTTATTAGGTTCTTTGGTTATCAAAGTCTAATAAGTTTGCACTTTGGCAATCTCTTATCATTTTTCCCCTTAATTATCTATCACATATGGGATTGAGTTTTAACTGAGTATTGAGATAGCCTCTAACTAGTCTTAATTTACATAGGTTGTCTTTAAATTAACTATAGGTTATTAAATCTTGGATTCTTAAAGTTAGCTACACTAAGTCTTGAAGTTCTTACTTCCTCTTAGATTCCAAGAAAATTTTGCTTTAAAACAAGTTCAACTTAACTCAAATTATCTTAAAGATACGTCTATATTACCATGGTTTAACAAGATCTTCATTTCTTAATAGTAATGGTGATGGTGAAGATTGTATTCAATGCCTTTAAGTTTCCTTAGATTATGATTAATCACAAGAATTTCAAAAACAAACACAATAATTGAAGATTAAGTTAAGTAAAGAAACATAGGAATAAAATTTTGGCTACCTAGTTATTTTAAAGAATCAATTAGGAGATAACAAAGCCTCCAAGATCCCAAGGAAAAGCCACACAAcacttcatcaagatttataaatttaatttaattttatgcaAACTTAGATTTTAAAATGTGGTGATAATCTAAAGTAAATTTTAAATAAGCATTATTGGAAAGAGAATGAAATGAAATCCAAAGTTAAGAACCCATAAGAAAGGTACATGAAGATATAAATAAAGAGTAGTTTTTATGTAGTTACATGTTGTGTTCACATATTTAGAAATATGACTAGCACTCTAAGGCACTCAATAGCATATAAGAATCTATCAAAATATCAATTACGATTAAGGTAAGAGGTATAAGTATAAGAACATTTATGTGATTAGATGTGAGatagaaattaaataaaagaaaatgtgtAGCTTGATGTTGAAAAAGAGacttaaaatattataattaacaATGTTATCTAAAATCTAATGTCAAATTTGAGAAAAATAAACAATATAGAATTTTCTCTACAAAATATAAAACCATGTGTGAGCTTAGGCAAATCCACACCTTTGGCCCTAATACCTTTAAATACGGTTCTAACTTAAATGGTGCAATTTTAAACTTGTGATTCTCAAAACTTCAATAACTAAAAAGAGTCATCCACTTCAACACCTTCAAAGAGGTGGTCTTAACACTATTagaaattgctatgcaaggagagGGAGATGACTAGCTTCCCACCTTTCACCTTAGTCAAGTCTTGTTGATTGATGTGATGATTTTGATCAAATTTGAAAGACACGTCGAGCAACAAATGCAACTAATACATTTGTGGTTATGATGATGATAACTCATTATGACTTGAAAAATGCATAATGAGCAATGAATGACCTAATGTAAGAGTTATGGTTTTGACACTTTTTAGTATACGGGCTCAAGTGGATGAGTTGACTAAGTTGTAAAAGGCTAAATGTGAAGATTTAAGTGATCCTTGTGAGAAATAAATACATAGGATTCATTCTCATGATATatctaatgatgatgatttgatgattAAAATGACCTAGGGGTGATGTCTTTTTATACATGTTGTAGATGCACAATTTAAAAATGCTGGTATAAGAATAGTCAAATAACAACTAGTTGGGACTGAGTCCACTTGGGTCTAAGATTAAATTTGAAACTAAACAAAGTAAATCAAAACCACACCTACAATATTGAACAATGTCAAAGACAAAATCATAAATCTAGCAAAAGAATAACCTGAGAGCTAAAATTGTTCTAGCCATAGATAAGATGTTTCTAATGTCAATGAGTCTAGAGCTCTAATCTCCTTTGATTTTATTTCATATGGTAACTAAAGTTTATatctaaatatttttaaaattgggCCTCTTCTAGGTTATCTTATCTTATACAAATACAATGTCAACATACCTAATATCAAAGTTCTTGTTCTTTGTGAGAGCAAAATCGCATCCATTTAACCTCGAGCGGGCCCACATAAAGTAGTAGACACAAAACAAGACCACTCAAAAATCATATAACAAGCAATAGGAACAAGATTGCATTAGCAATGACATGGAAGGTAAAATGTATATGCTCAAGAAGGATAAACTCGTATATTTAAAAGTTTAACTACACATTATAAAAGGATAAGTGGTTAGAGGTTTTGTCATAAAAGTTCTTGAGATATTAAAGCTATAAAAGAGTACATATGACATTTGTAGTTAGGGATTATCAAAATTACAACATTTATACTAAGGATTATAATAAATGTGAAATTAATGTATTAGGAGGTGGTCATCATGAAGATATCACAATAATAAATATCAAGTGAGAGCAAACATAATAATAGTCAGTTAAGTTGTGATAATTACAATTATATGACTTAATTAACTCGTCTACAATTTTTTCTTATCTCTCCATTATCTTTAGAGGGAGGTAGATTACCAAGCTTAATCATGGACTcaattaaatttgaaaagaaaGCAGACTCGTCTTGACTAAAAAAGTAAATCAAGTCTCTAGTTTCTCCTGGTGTGGAGAAGAGGACTTGGTCTGAATTGAGCAAGCCTCGTCCTAACACCAAATTCTTGAAGTAACTATTATCAAATTGTGTGGGAGATCCCATGTCAAGATCAAGAGTCGCATTCTCATCCACCCCATGTGGGCATTGCATGTCTAAATAGTTTCTATATTCACGATTTATTGTTGGATCTGGGCGACCTGATCCGCTTTGGTTGTAAAGCCTAAACATAATTGAAAAACATCTCCCCTTTCCAATTGTATGAGTCCCTAATAAACAATACAATTTAGCATTAATTCATATCTCTACTAATATGAAACAAAACCCAATTTATAATATTTGTTATAGAAATATCCAACAATAAAACCTTAAATTACATAGAAATATAAACTACATTTAAGTTTAACATCACCATCCATTGTTATGTTTTAACTTCCATACCATTAGAATAGAAttacaacataattaattaaaatatataataagaaTATTGAAACTAAAATCAACTCCAAAAAACTATCAAGCTGTAATAATAGTTCAGATGCAAAAAGGCATCCCCATTTAGACCACTTCAAACCCAAATATGATTAAAGCCCTTTTGCCTAAGGTCAGGTTTGGATCTCCCAGAGTTAAAAAGGGTGAGAGGCTTGAGGCACGAGTTCCACTTCCAGAGTTATCAGTGTTCTCTCACAATTCATCAATAATGGAAGATCATGACCACCTCTTCCACAGCTGAAATGAACTTTTAAAATATCTAAGGGAAAAAGAAATATTGTTATTACAAGAATACCATCAGAACCCAAACTAAGTATGCCTGATCACCTGGATTAAAATTTGCAGACTCCAAAAGAAAATTGTGTTTCTGCAAAGCTAAGGGCTAACAAACAAAGTAACAAAAACACACAATAAAACTGGATACCTTTTGGAACAAAGCTGTGAAATTGGGCATCTTACTTACAAAGAACATGTAATGTACATAACTGGAAAATATAGGATGGAAGTTTAGAAAGTTGAGATAATATCTCTACTTTTGATAGGGTTAATTTTTCAATATCTTTTGAGGATTTAGTTTGGCATTGTTTTATTGTAGATTCTaatgttaaatttttttatggATCAATTAGAAGTCGAACCTAGATATCAGAATATTCTATAATTGAACTACCAACCCTCTTGAAAACCCATCTATCTGTAGATGAAGAAATGACTCATTTTCCAGCAATAAACTTCCTTAAAAATATAGTATTCTCTAGGGTAAATGGTTCTCCTGACGGTATAAATGAAATTGTTCTGTTCTGAATATGAAGAAAGTTTAGATTTAACTTATCAACATTCAAAATGCAGGGTACCTGAGAGTGCAACCAAATCGGTTACAGATAGATCAAAACTCTTGAAAAGCTGAACAAGAGTTGTAACATTGGCTCTGGGGCTTGGCATTATATCGTTTGAATCATCCTGGCTTGCAGTCAGACTGTCTTTTCTTCCCAAATACACCTCCCAGAATGGACCACCACTCTGCAATAGCAGTGCCATACATATATATAAGTACATCAACAAAAACACACCTGTTTTCAAATTCATAAACTAGTAAA from Cryptomeria japonica chromosome 3, Sugi_1.0, whole genome shotgun sequence harbors:
- the LOC131078377 gene encoding peroxidase 17 isoform X1, whose protein sequence is MKVFQKWVFSPVMSMALQMIAIMFICYIIIISSSGDTESRRHQQQQHLYKGFYRDSCPMAEAVVRSVMEMAIKREPRNAASVLRLQYHDCLVNGCDGSVLLDETPNMAGEKNALSNINSLRAYDVIDEIKDALEKACPGTVSCADILIIAARDAVTLSGGPFWEVYLGRKDSLTASQDDSNDIMPSPRANVTTLVQLFKSFDLSVTDLVALSGTHTIGKGRCFSIMFRLYNQSGSGRPDPTINREYRNYLDMQCPHGVDENATLDLDMGSPTQFDNSYFKNLVLGRGLLNSDQVLFSTPGETRDLIYFFSQDESAFFSNLIESMIKLGNLPPSKDNGEIRKNCRRVN